Proteins found in one Quercus robur chromosome 2, dhQueRobu3.1, whole genome shotgun sequence genomic segment:
- the LOC126713406 gene encoding LOW QUALITY PROTEIN: uncharacterized protein LOC126713406 (The sequence of the model RefSeq protein was modified relative to this genomic sequence to represent the inferred CDS: deleted 1 base in 1 codon) yields the protein MARFQNLGFNYTSNAFKILGNPVQVGGAGAEYSTDTVLRLDFPGSSISDMSAAKGVKRKWGLIDGSMGQQVGSSLSLGLGHATSSSDSKGSSATGCTTMSSAKETDEESSMDIELDFSLHLGGEKVPSPKKPSTSTSKALELPLKVDLELSLSTGLSESDITTVSPGSTPFQRGIEMPPIVDLAQNADEGSTSCRWKHGLILPPLQTSMNTGVSFSINQATQKIDPTPILQDFSSSVLTTPKSSVTCTSGITQQQQSQHRSSSSKTCQVEGCGKGARGASGRCISHGGGRRCQRAGCPKGAEGRTVYCKAHGGGRRCEHLGCTKSAEGRTDFCIAHGGGRRCSRDGCTRAARGKSGLCIRHGGGKRCQKENCTKSAEGLSGLCISHGGGRRCQATGCTKGAQGSTMFCKAHGGGKRCTFPGCTKGAEGSTSFCKGHGGGKRCAFQGGGVCTKSVHGGTNFCVAHGGGKRCAVSECTKSARGRTDYCVRHGGGKRCKFEGCGKSAQGSTDFCKAHGGGKRCSWGHPGTEFGNQPGGPCNSFARGKTGLCALHSGLVQDKRVHGGINLGLMVQDPKLSQPEKMKEVITEDMNVDVVKMGSSVVTSAGRTDLNIPAPVFLPEGRVHGGSLMAMLTGSSGIGSSSSKGVSGASSEPTKTYMMPHGWM from the exons ATGGCCAGGTTCCAGAACTTAGGGTTCAATTATACTTCAAATGCATTCAAGATTTTGGGAAACCCAGTGCAAGTTGGGGGAGCTGGAGCTGAATATAGTACGGATACCGTTTTACGGCTTGATTTCCCTGGTTCTTCTATTTCTGACATGTCCGCAGCAAAAGGAGTCAAAAGGAAGTGGGGTTTGATAGATGGATCCATGGGCCAGCAAGTTGGCTCTTCATTGTCTCTTGGTCTTGGCCATGCAACAAGTTCCTCAGACAGTAAGGGGAGTTCAGCAACTGGTTGCACCACAATGTCTTCAGCAAAAGAAACAGATGAGGAGTCCTCAATGGATATTGAATTGGACTTCTCGCTCCATCTTGGTGGTGAGAAGGTACCCAGTCCAAAAAAACCTTCCACTTCAACTTCAAAAGCTCTGGAATTGCCACTCAAGGTTGACTTAGAGTTAAGTCTCTCCACTGGGCTATCTGAATCCGACATAACTACTGTCTCTCCAGGTTCAACTCCATTTCAAAGGGGCATTGAGATGCCACCAATTGTTGATTTGGCCCAAAATGCGGATGAAGGATCAACATCATGTCGTTGGAAACATGGGCTTATCTTGCCGCCATTGCAGACTTCAATGAACACAGGGGTTAGCTTCTCTATCAACCAGGCTACCCAAAAAATTGATCCAACTCCTATTCTTCAAGACTTCTCATCTAGTGTATTAACAACACCAAAAAGCTCAGTCACCTGTACTTCTGGGATAACACAGCAGCAACAGTCACAACATCGTAGCAGTAGTTCTAAGACATGTCAAGTTGAGGGATGTGGAAAGGGAGCCCGAGGTGCTTCCGGGCGTTGTATATCTCATGGTGGTGGTAGGAGGTGCCAGCGAGCTGGCTGCCCCAAGGGGGCTGAGGGTCGGACCGTTTACTGCAAGGCTCATGGGGGTGGTCGACGATGTGAACACCTTGGGTGCACAAAGAGTGCTGAAGGGCGCACGGATTTCTGTATTGCCCATGGTGGTGGCCGGAGATGCAGTCGTGACGGGTGCACTCGAGCTGCCAGGGGGAAATCAGGATTGTGCATCCGGCATGGTGGTGGCAAGAGATGTCAAAAAGAAAATTGCACAAAAAGTGCAGAAGGCCTCTCAGGTCTTTGCATCTCACATGGAGGTGGCCGCCGATGCCAAGCTACAGGATGCACAAAAGGGGCTCAAGGGAGCACAATGTTTTGCAAGGCACATGGTGGAGGGAAACGGTGTACGTTTCCAGGGTGCACCAAGGGCGCTGAGGGGAGCACGTCTTTCTGTAAGGGCCATGGTGGAGGGAAAAGGTGTGCATTCCAAGGTGGTGGAGTTTGTACAAAGAGTGTGCATGGAGGGACCAACTTCTGTGTGGCACATGGGGGTGGTAAGAGGTGTGCTGTGTCTGAGTGCACGAAGAGTGCAAGGGGAAGGACAGATTATTGTGTTCGTCATGGTGGTGGAAAGAGATGCAAGTTTGAAGGGTGTGGCAAAAGTGCACAAGGCAGTACCGATTTTTGCAAGGCACATGGTGGTGGAAAGAGGTGTTCTTGGGGCCATCCTGGAACAGAATTTGGGAACCAACCTGGTGGTCCTTGTAACTCATTTGCCAGGGGGAAGACAGGTCTCTGTGCTCTTCACAGTGGCCTGGTGCAGGATAAGAGGGTTCATGGAGGTATTAACCTGGGACTTATGGTTCAGGATCCTAAGCTTAGCCAACCAGAGAAGATGAAAGAGGTCATCACTGAGGATATGAATGTCGATGTTGTGAAGATGGGGAGCAGTGTTGTGACTTCGGCAGGGAGAACTGATTTGAATATACCAGCGCCAGTATTTCTTCCAGAAGGTAGGGTGCATGGGGGAAGCCTGATGGCAATGCTGACAGGCAGTTCTGGGATTGGCTCAAGCAGCAGTAAAGGTGTAAGT GGTGCTTCATCTGAGCCAACGAAAACTTACATGATGCCTCATGGATGGATGTAA
- the LOC126713407 gene encoding aluminum-activated malate transporter 9-like, producing the protein MNGKKGNCCIQINIPSSATKAGKKSGGNGFSCKAWIWDVWEFCKEDSNRVLFSFKVGLAVLLVSLLILFEAPYEVFGTNIIWSILTVAIMFEYTVGATFNRGFNRALGSLLAGILAIIVAQFAIRAGRIAEPFIIGASIFLIGTLTSFIKQWPSFVPYEYGFRVVLFTFCLIIVSGYRVGNPIKTSMDRLYSIAIGGFVAVFVNVLVFPMWAGEQLHQELVKGFNAVADSLEECVKKYLEDEESEHPEFTKNVMDDFPDEPAYKKCRTTLNSAAKLESLAGAAKWEPPHGRFRHFFYPWSEYVKVGAVLRYCAYEVMALHGVLHSEIQAPYNLRSTFGSEIREAANQAAKLVKSLGEDIRVMKRSQKNPLIKKVHSSTEKLQRAIDTHSYLLTSISETPDTFSRPSLPSKLSLSLSSTPYDFSSQLANLDSNNQEKDSNPTTQNIPLGTLPLPRTESYHETMRKHSRRLHSWPSREVDAFEEEGSSNTDLLPRMAALESTAALSLATFTSLLIEFVARVDHLVEVVDKLSKMAKFKHEVS; encoded by the exons ATGAATGGGAAAAAGGGGAATTGCTGCATTCAGATCAATATCCCTTCATCGGCCACCAAAGCTGGCAAGAAGTCCGGTGGGAATGGCTTCTCATGTAAGGCCTGGATTTGGGATGTATGGGAGTTTTGCAAAGAAGACAGCAACAGGGTGCTATTCTCATTCAAAGTTGGCCTAGCTGTTCTTCTTGTATCTTTGCTTATACTATTCGAAGCACCTTATGAAGTATTTGGCACCAACATCATCTGGTCTATCCTTACGGTTGCCATCATGTTCGAATATACAGTCG GTGCAACATTCAATCGAGGATTCAACCGGGCACTTGGAAGCTTGCTTGCTGGAATTTTGGCTATTATTGTTGCTCAGTTTGCCATACGTGCTGGCCGGATTGCTGAGCCTTTTATAATTGGCGCCAGCATTTTTCTGATTG GGACTCTTACATCATTCATAAAACAATGGCCATCATTTGTGCCATATGAGTACGGATTCAGGGTCGTACTTTTCACCTTCTGCTTGATCATCGTTTCTGGTTACCGCGTGGGAAACCCAATTAAGACTTCCATGGATCGCCTCTACTCAATAGCCATTGGAGGGTTTGTAGCTGTGTTTGTGAATGTGCTTGTTTTTCCTATGTGGGCAGGAGAGCAGTTACACCAGGAGCTAGTCAAAGGTTTCAATGCAGTGGCTGACTCACTTGAAG AATGTGTGAAGAAATATTTAGAAGATGAGGAATCAGAGCATCCAGAATTCACAAAAAATGTCATGGATGACTTTCCAGATGAACCTGCTTACAAGAAATGCCGAACCACCCTGAACTCCGCAGCAAAACTAGAGTCCTTG GCTGGTGCAGCAAAATGGGAGCCACCACATGGGAGGTTCAGACACTTCTTCTATCCATGGTCAGAATACGTGAAAGTTGGAGCAGTTTTACGATACTGTGCTTATGAGGTTATGGCTCTTCATGGTGTTCTACACTCTGAAATTCAG GCACCGTACAATCTCCGAAGCACATTCGGGTCTGAAATCCGAGAGGCCGCAAACCAGGCTGCAAAACTGGTAAAGAGCTTAGGCGAAGACATACGAGTCATGAAACGAAGCCAAAAAAAccctttaataaaaaaagttcaCAGCTCAACAGAGAAACTCCAACGAGCCATAGATACTCACTCTTACCTCCTCACATCCATTAGTGAGACACCAGATACTTTTTCCAGGCCATCATTACCTAGTAAGCTCTCTTTGAGTTTGTCATCCACACCCTATGACTTCTCAAGCCAGTTGGCCAATCTTGACAGCAACAACCAAGAAAAAGATTCAAATCCCACAACCCAAAACATTCCCCTAGGGACTCTCCCACTGCCAAGGACTGAGTCTTATCATGAAACAATGAGGAAGCATTCAAGAAGGCTGCATTCATGGCCATCTAGAGAGGTTGATGCTTTTGAAGAAGAGGGAAGTTCTAATACAGACCTATTGCCCAGGATGGCTGCATTGGAGAGCACTGCAGCATTGTCACTAGCCACCTTTACTTCCTTGCTTATTgagtttgtggctagggttgaTCACTTGGTTGAGGTTGTTGATAAGCTTTCTAAGATGGCCAAGTTCAAGCATGAAGTGTCGTAG
- the LOC126697783 gene encoding uncharacterized protein LOC126697783 has product MFSVPSTNSDMQEDDDVQEVFSSGLPKKPVLGKRKGTKPVDNYFAPRTTPGAQPGLKSVFQSKERVRQADMAIARFLYDNCIPFNVVNSVYYQMMIDVVAAAGPGYKGPSYHVVRVPLLRDNKKEVQLLVESQRRHWTEVGCTLMADGWTDTRHRSLINFLVYCPRGMVFVKLVDASDIVKNTRNLFKLFDDVVIWVGPKNIVHMVTDNASNYVSAGKLLCEKYKTISWSPCAAHCLNLVLQDMGDMPHVERLKNRATKVTVFIYNHVALIAWLRKRPGWTDIVRAGATRFATTFLSFGSLHVHKHDLQALVTSKFFVDNRLARESKTKEVVSIILDNSFWDDINVLVKISSPLICLLRIVDSDQRPAIGYVYEGMHRARLGIKKIFRMKKHLYKPYTSIIKNHWDKHLRKDLHAAAYWLNPAFQYDEENFCWKPVVNMAILDCIGTKYDNDQEKVIKETQYFRDRIGSFDRDLALSTSKTTHPDEWWKLWGADAPNLQKLAIRILSQTSASSGCEHCWSLFDQIHSKRRNRLEHQRLNDLVFVNHNLQLRHRLYNKKFNFDPIDYASIDKTDFWVFVEEEDPYLNYEELENAIYEEGAYPANVEASSSIEESIDDSSEVEGIDLGTFGQSIGPPPGFPGNDDEHDNFHDIDDL; this is encoded by the exons ATGTTTAGTGTGCCTTCCACAAATAGTGATAtgcaagaagatgatgatgttCAAGAAGTATTTAGTAGTGGGTTGCCTAAAAAACCTGTTTTAGGTAAAAGAAAGGGTACAAAGCCAGTGGATAATTACTTTGCTCCAAGAACTACTCCAGGAGCTCAACCTGGTCTTAAAAGTGTGTTCCAAAGCAAAGAAAGGGTGAGGCAAGCTGATATGGCTATTGCAAGGTTTCTGTATGACAATTGCATTCCTTTTAATGTAGTGAATTCAGTGTACTATCAAATGATGATTGATGTCGTAGCTGCTGCTGGTCCTGGTTACAAAGGTCCATCTTATCATGTTGTACGAGTCCCTTTGTTGAGGGATAATAAGAAAGAAGTTCAGTTGTTGGTTGAGTCACAACGTAGGCATTGGACAGAAGTTGGATGTACACTTATGGCTGATGGTTGGACAGATACTAGACATAGGTCATTGATTAATTTCCTTGTTTATTGTCCTAGGGGAATGGTATTTGTAAAATTAGTTGATGCCTCAGATATTGTGAAGAATACCAGAAACTtgtttaaattgtttgatgatgTAGTTATATGGGTTGGTCCAAAAAACATAGTTCACATGGTTACTGATAATGCTTCCAATTATGTATCTGCTGGTAAATTGTTGTGTGAAAAGTATAAAACTATTAGTTGGTCTCCTTGTGCAGCACATTGCCTGAATCTTGTGTTGCAGGATATGGGAGACATGCCTCATGTGGAGAGACTAAAAAATCGTGCAACCAAAGTtacagtttttatttataatcatGTAGCTTTGATTGCTTGGTTGAGGAAGAGACCTGGTTGGACAGATATTGTACGTGCAGGAGCAACAAGATTTGCTACTACTTTCCTTTCATTTGGAAGCCTTCATGTGCATAAGCATGACTTGCAAGCCTTAGTGACTAGCAAGTTCTTTGTGGACAATAGATTGGCAAGAGAGTCAAAGACAAAAGAAGTAGTTTCTATCATTTTGGATAATTCTTTTTGGGATGATATTAATGTTCTTGTCAAGATTTCATCGCCACTCATTTGTTTGTTACGGATTGTTGATTCTGATCAAAGGCCTGCAATAGGATATGTGTATGAAGGCATGCATAGAGCACGGTTGGGAATCAAGAAGATCTTCCGAATGAAGAAGCACTTGTATAAGCCATACACCTCAATTATAAAAAACCATTGGGACAAGCATTTGCGTAAAGATCTTCATGCTGCTGCATATTGGTTAAATCCCGCTTTTCAATATGATGAGGAGAATTTTTGTTGGAAACCAGTAGTAAATATGGCTATTTTGGACTGCATTGGGACAAAATATGATAATGATCAAGAAAAGGTAATTAAGGAAACCCAATATTTTCGAGACCGTATTGGGAGCTTTGATAGAGATCTTGCATTGTCAACAAGCAAGACCACTCATCCAG ATGAATGGTGGAAGTTGTGGGGTGCTGATGCTCCAAACTTGCAAAAATTGGCAATTAGAATCCTTAGCCAAACTTCCGCCTCTTCTGGATGTGAGCATTGTTGGAGTTTATTTGACCAAATACATTCTAAGAGGAGAAATAGGTTGGAGCATCAAAGGCTCAATGATCTTGTATTTGTTAATCATAACTTGCAATTGAGACATAG GCTTTACaacaaaaagtttaattttgacCCCATTGATTATGCAAGTATCGACAAAactgatttttgggtatttgtggAAGAGGAAGACCCATATCTTAATTATGAAGAGTTGGAGAATGCAATTTATGAAGAGGGTGCATATCCAGCAAATGTAGAGGCTTCTTCTAGTATTGAAG AATCTATAGATGATAGCAGTGAGGTTGAAGGAATTGATTTGGGAACATTTGGACAATCTATTGGCCCTCCTCCTGGATTTCCAGGGAATGATGACGAGCATGATAACtttcatgacattgatgatttATGA